In a single window of the Deinococcus misasensis DSM 22328 genome:
- a CDS encoding YihY/virulence factor BrkB family protein produces MKEVHTAPTRTQKLLPVFKDAFQAFKEDDVPRMAAALAYHTIFAIGPLLLLAVGIAGLFLSQTDIENSIQQQVGARFGSDAIPGLQDFLNGTQSSGVGATVFGSLLLLWTASSLFVQIQTTLNKIWEVTPQKTTFVKMILGRLIAALMTLVLGAVIVAFLGLNVYLTVQTEDLFNGSVVLNVLLKLFTVLLSIGLFTGLFMLLYRYLPNIKLDWQDVKFGAFSTAVLFVLGQYLISLYLANFSPAGSFGAAGTLVVFILWVYLSGQIFFFGAEVTWAYSHRYGTIAQKAKVLEPEVQPKTPVVRPTSEKPALQLLMQVISGGMGLLGGILITALTFPIALVVGLFKMVKGQIRKLTT; encoded by the coding sequence ATGAAAGAGGTCCACACTGCACCCACCAGAACCCAGAAACTGCTCCCGGTGTTCAAAGACGCTTTTCAGGCGTTCAAAGAAGACGATGTCCCGAGAATGGCGGCGGCCCTGGCCTACCATACCATTTTTGCCATTGGCCCTTTGCTGCTGCTGGCGGTGGGCATTGCTGGCCTGTTCCTCAGCCAGACCGACATTGAAAACAGCATCCAGCAACAGGTGGGAGCCCGTTTCGGATCGGATGCCATTCCGGGTTTGCAAGACTTCCTGAACGGCACCCAGAGCTCTGGGGTTGGGGCCACGGTGTTTGGATCCTTGCTCCTGCTCTGGACCGCCTCCAGCCTGTTCGTGCAGATCCAGACCACCCTCAACAAAATCTGGGAGGTGACCCCCCAGAAAACCACTTTCGTCAAAATGATTCTGGGTCGCCTGATTGCTGCCCTGATGACCCTCGTGCTCGGGGCCGTCATCGTGGCTTTTCTGGGCCTGAATGTTTATTTGACCGTGCAAACCGAGGACCTGTTCAACGGTTCGGTGGTCCTGAACGTGCTGCTGAAACTGTTCACGGTGCTCCTCAGCATTGGACTGTTCACGGGCCTTTTCATGCTGCTGTACCGGTATTTGCCCAACATCAAACTGGACTGGCAGGATGTGAAATTCGGCGCGTTCAGCACCGCGGTCTTGTTTGTGCTCGGGCAGTACCTGATCAGCCTGTATCTGGCGAACTTTTCGCCCGCAGGCAGTTTTGGTGCAGCAGGGACTCTGGTGGTGTTCATTTTGTGGGTTTACCTGAGTGGTCAAATCTTCTTTTTTGGTGCAGAGGTGACCTGGGCCTACAGCCACCGTTACGGCACCATCGCCCAGAAAGCGAAAGTGCTGGAACCCGAGGTGCAGCCCAAAACCCCTGTGGTCCGTCCCACATCTGAAAAACCTGCCCTGCAACTCCTGATGCAGGTGATCAGTGGAGGAATGGGGTTGCTGGGAGGCATCCTGATCACTGCCCTGACCTTCCCCATTGCTCTGGTGGTGGGACTGTTCAAAATGGTCAAAGGTCAAATTCGAAAATTGACCACATGA
- a CDS encoding PRC and DUF2382 domain-containing protein encodes MTQRISAVFSRQDQAQDAVNELKTLGLSDQQLSFIARQNGDTATAGTGADMNHDAHDDGKGAARGLAVGVSAGALFGLAAALIPGVGPFITAGFLATSLGAAAGGAVAGAIVGGVTGTLAGALADAGYDRTEAEFYERTINEGGVLVAVDAPDHMNRDQIVDVLRKHGGTMQSSTSADYVGRQEQSQSTLGSGISGQGSLASSMAGNMTDNRGDTMGDAAADHRATGSHTHLGQVGHDQHDTSHSGRPRLYPLDEMVNTHDRDMNGVYNPVGQTVYGSGREQVGTVHQALAQESGRIRYLLVDVGNWASNKIVAVPVGLARIEDDGVYFDTLTRDQVQNLRAYTPGQEFTYDAQLADESTWLHPGNEAHAGTENSALHRHTSESLYQSPTRLQLLEERLFVDKERYVAGSVEVGKRVETRTENVNVDLEREEVVIERHRVTGERPVEGNVTLGSDRESIRVDLEAERADVEKRAYVTEEVEVGKRTETERQSFTETVGKEVLEVNKTGEVDVRADQTATGSLRSSTSDLEDDLNRRSEDSTTQSTLRDDQLGRK; translated from the coding sequence ATGACTCAACGCATATCCGCTGTATTTTCCCGTCAGGACCAGGCTCAGGATGCCGTCAACGAATTGAAAACCCTGGGTTTGTCGGACCAGCAACTTTCCTTCATCGCCCGCCAGAATGGAGACACCGCCACCGCTGGCACAGGCGCAGACATGAACCATGACGCCCACGACGATGGCAAAGGGGCCGCCCGTGGTCTGGCTGTGGGTGTCAGTGCCGGAGCCCTGTTTGGTCTGGCTGCCGCCCTGATTCCCGGTGTGGGACCCTTCATCACTGCGGGCTTTCTGGCCACCTCTCTCGGTGCTGCTGCTGGCGGTGCTGTTGCCGGAGCCATCGTGGGTGGTGTGACCGGAACCCTCGCTGGTGCACTGGCAGATGCCGGTTACGACCGCACAGAAGCCGAATTCTATGAAAGAACCATCAACGAAGGTGGTGTGCTGGTGGCTGTGGATGCCCCAGACCACATGAACCGCGATCAGATTGTGGACGTGCTCCGCAAGCACGGTGGCACCATGCAAAGCAGCACCTCTGCCGACTACGTGGGCCGTCAGGAACAGAGCCAGAGCACCCTGGGTTCCGGAATCTCTGGTCAGGGCAGCCTTGCTTCCAGCATGGCTGGCAACATGACTGACAACAGAGGCGACACCATGGGCGATGCTGCTGCAGACCACCGTGCCACCGGATCCCACACCCATCTGGGACAGGTGGGCCATGACCAGCACGACACCAGCCACTCCGGGCGTCCCCGTCTTTACCCTCTGGATGAAATGGTCAACACCCATGACCGGGACATGAATGGCGTCTACAATCCGGTGGGTCAAACGGTTTACGGCTCTGGTCGTGAACAGGTGGGGACCGTGCATCAGGCTCTGGCACAGGAAAGTGGCCGCATCCGTTACCTGCTGGTGGATGTGGGCAACTGGGCAAGCAACAAGATCGTGGCTGTCCCTGTGGGCCTTGCCCGCATTGAAGACGACGGGGTGTACTTCGACACCCTGACCCGCGATCAGGTGCAAAACCTGCGCGCTTACACCCCCGGACAGGAATTCACCTACGATGCCCAGCTTGCCGATGAAAGCACCTGGCTGCATCCCGGCAATGAAGCCCACGCTGGCACCGAGAACTCTGCCCTGCATCGCCACACCAGCGAAAGCCTGTACCAGAGCCCCACACGCCTGCAACTCCTTGAGGAGCGCCTGTTTGTGGACAAAGAGCGTTATGTGGCTGGCAGCGTGGAGGTCGGCAAACGGGTGGAAACCCGCACCGAGAACGTGAATGTGGACCTCGAGCGTGAAGAAGTGGTGATTGAACGCCACAGGGTCACCGGCGAGCGTCCCGTGGAAGGCAACGTGACTCTGGGTTCAGACCGTGAAAGCATCCGTGTGGACCTGGAGGCTGAACGTGCTGATGTGGAAAAACGGGCTTACGTGACCGAAGAAGTGGAGGTGGGCAAACGCACCGAAACCGAACGCCAGAGTTTCACGGAAACGGTGGGCAAAGAAGTGCTGGAAGTGAACAAAACGGGTGAGGTGGATGTGCGTGCCGACCAGACCGCGACCGGTTCCTTGCGGAGCAGCACCAGTGACCTTGAAGATGACCTGAACCGTCGCTCTGAAGACAGCACCACCCAGAGCACCCTGCGTGACGATCAACTGGGCCGCAAATAA
- a CDS encoding PHP-associated domain-containing protein, whose protein sequence is MMVNEPQPTIPPNRREGVPVMRIDLHCHSEASHDCKTPLKQMPGICLQHNLRVLAVTDHDQVWGGLELQKMVREEGLDQDLWIIPGEEVTTREGELIGLFLQERIPPQLTPEETVQEIKSQGGLVMLQHGFDPLKRYRLRPEATARIAGSIDIVETFNARLSRKRWNAAAVVWANEKHLPQCAGSDAHTMQDIGEAWVETPFRAVHTPEDLLAALKLGTVGGVWTHPVEAYLRKQWRQFKQKYGWS, encoded by the coding sequence ATGATGGTCAATGAACCCCAACCCACCATTCCCCCCAACAGGCGCGAGGGGGTTCCGGTGATGCGCATTGACCTGCACTGCCACTCTGAAGCCTCCCACGACTGCAAAACCCCTTTGAAACAGATGCCTGGAATCTGCTTGCAACACAACCTCAGGGTGCTTGCCGTCACCGACCACGATCAGGTGTGGGGCGGGCTGGAACTGCAAAAGATGGTGCGGGAAGAGGGACTCGATCAGGACCTCTGGATCATTCCCGGCGAGGAGGTCACCACCAGAGAGGGGGAACTGATTGGCCTCTTTTTGCAAGAACGCATTCCGCCTCAACTCACCCCCGAAGAAACCGTGCAGGAAATCAAAAGTCAGGGCGGTCTGGTGATGTTGCAGCACGGCTTTGACCCTCTGAAACGCTACCGTTTGCGACCAGAGGCCACCGCCCGCATTGCAGGCTCCATTGACATTGTGGAGACCTTCAACGCCAGACTTTCCAGAAAACGCTGGAATGCAGCAGCGGTGGTGTGGGCCAACGAAAAACACCTGCCCCAATGTGCAGGTTCAGATGCCCACACCATGCAAGACATCGGGGAAGCCTGGGTGGAAACCCCCTTCAGGGCTGTTCACACTCCAGAAGACCTGCTGGCCGCCCTGAAACTCGGGACGGTGGGCGGGGTGTGGACCCATCCTGTTGAGGCTTACCTGCGAAAACAGTGGAGGCAATTCAAACAAAAATACGGCTGGTCCTGA